The Amblyomma americanum isolate KBUSLIRL-KWMA chromosome 5, ASM5285725v1, whole genome shotgun sequence genome window below encodes:
- the LOC144134120 gene encoding uncharacterized protein LOC144134120: MYLLLSCPLDATPSEEELEEEGAPCDTASTQEQPGVVTGRPCHQQQSTRVEEVHQLLAETRRTNDLLEAHSAEDVTFHARLLELCRRLGPPASACMHASSRHTDGD; the protein is encoded by the exons ATGTACCTTCTACTATCTTGCCCTCTTG ATGCCACCCCCTCGGAAGAAGAGCTGGAGGAGGAGGGCGCACCTTGTGACACAGCCT CTACACAGGAGCAGCCAGGTGTGGTGACGGGCCGTCCGTGTCACCAGCAGCAGAGCACGCGGGTGGAGGAGGTCCACCAGCTCCTAGCAGAGACGCGGCGCACCAACGACCTCCTCGAAGCCCACAGTGCTGAGGACGTCACATTTCATGCGCGCCTCCTGGAG CTTTGCCGTCGCCTTGGCCCACCTGCCTCAGCCTGCATGCACGCTTCTTCCCGACACACCGACGGGGATTAA
- the LOC144134927 gene encoding uncharacterized protein LOC144134927: protein MQRPPRTPQVKLATREIIWITYFMAKGLTSTQTRELVLKDFKLRNDARSDWRNYIREVLEQELQARPPMGGVGQEVQIDETRLRGKRKANRGRLLTGDAIPPRHRNNYGGVAHKGPWVFGMVWSQTGELRLFQVEKRDAATLGPIIAANIMPGTTVYSDEWAAYNCIPSLQDRNGAPLNLDWHTINHTTNFVDPLTGANTQRIESAWQKVKRKLVWNGQKTSRALLQSHLSWQWWQSINGRTKCQDPFLRLMEAIARRYPL from the coding sequence ATGCAAAGACCGCCTCGGACGCCCCAAGTCAAGTTGGCAACGAGGGAAATAATATGGATAACATATTTTATGGCGAAGGGCCTCACTTCTACCCAGACACGGGAGCTCGTGTTGAAGGATTTCAAGCTGAGGAACGACGCCAGGAGCGACTGGCGGAACTACATCCGAGAAGTTCTCGAGCAAGAGCTCCAAGCGCGGCCCCCCATGGGAGGAGTCGGCCAGGAGGTgcagatagacgagacacgtttGCGGGGGAAGCGAAAGGCGAACAGAGGTCGGCTCCTGACCGGCGATGCAATACCCCCGAGGCACCGCAACAATTACGGTGGTGTGGCCCACAAGGGCCCGTGGGTGTTCGGGATGGTGTGGTCACAGACTGGAGAGCTAAGACTTTTCCAAGTGGAGAAAAGGGACGCCGCAACATTGGGCCCAATCATCGCCGCCAACATCATGCCAGGCACCACTGTCTACAGCGACGAATGGGCCGCCTACAACTGCATCCCCAGCCTGCAAGACAGGAACGGAGCTCCCTTAAACTTAGACTGGCACACAATCAACCACACCACCAATTTCGTCGACCCGCTCACAGGGGCCAACACTCAGAGGATCGAGAGTGCGTGGCAGAAGGTGAAGCGTAAGCTTGTGTGGAACGGGCAGAAGACCTCCCGGGCCCTGCTGCAGTCGCACCTATCCTGGCAGTGGTGGCAATCCATCAACGGTCGCACCAAGTGCCAGGACCCGTTTCTGCGGCTGATGGAGGCGATTGCACGGCGCTACCCGCTCTAA